GCCTGCCTTGGCATCAACCTCATTGGTGTAGACCGAGAAAGAAGCCCCAGCCAGGGCGGCAGCGTTCTCGTCCACCTTCTGCAACGTCATCCCGCCCCATTTGGTCACGACAGGCGGCGTCACTACGGGCCCGCCGGGCTGGCCGGGGGTGATGTTGAAGCTCGCAGCGTTCGGGTAGGCAAGTGCGACGTTTTCAATCTCACCTATGGTGTTGACCTTGGTGCTCACAACGATCTGCACACGGGTTTCGGTGCGGGAGGCCAGGAAGGCACGCCCGTCATCGGTGAAGACCACCGAGACGGTGTTGGTTGTGGCATCGAAGCTCACAACGTACTCGGTTCCTTCAGCAAGTTCAGTACCGTCTTCCAGCCTGGCGGTCGCACCGACGTAGGTGAGTTTGGCGTCGAGCTGATCCAACACCTTGTAACCGTCAATCACAGCCTCGTTCGGGATATCAGCCGTGATTGTCCAATCGACTTGGTCGCCGAGCTTGACGTCGGGAGCATCAGTGACGATCTTCTCCGCACCGGAAACAGAGTTTTTCGGGTACACGTCAACGTCGTAGATCCAGTTGTCATGGTTGTCCGGATCGGTTATCGGCACCGAGATAAGGAACGGAGCCGATGGGGTGACGCCGGCAGGATAGTTCGTCTCGGTCACTAGATACAGGCCTATGGGCAAGGTGGCGAAGATAGCAGTGCCATCGGCAGCAGTGACCTGCGCCTGGCTGGCACCCAGCGTGTATCCAGCGGCAGTGATGGAACCGGACGGGTCGGACGTAGAAAAGACAAAGCTTAGGTTGTGTGCCGCGTCCCAGCCAGCATTGGTGGATAGATCAATGGTATTGACCTGCTGGATCGTGAACTCAATACCAGGCAAGGGCGTCAGGCCTGTTGTATCAGGAACGGCACGGGAAAAGTTATTGCCACCGTTGTGGCCTCCCCCGTTTCCGCCGCCGCCGTTGTTCCCGCCGCCGCCGTTGTTCGGCTTCTCGTACTTGTGAACAGTGATGGAACCGGTTTGGCCACCATCGATCACCGGGGTTGCCGAGGCCGGCGTGACGGACAGCAACACAGTCAGCACCGCTCCTGCCAGGGCGGCAGCGGCTGCTCGCCAAGGTCGTGAAGCGCGTTGGTTGATCACGTTTATCCCTTCGATTGATGGGGCCCTGAACACATGCCCAAGGATCTCCACCATCGGAGTAGTGCTCCCACACGGTTTGTGTCGCGGATTCCAAAACGAGCATTGTCGCAACACGATTCAGGTTGTCCGGACACTCAGCAGAAGTAGTCATGACGCCGCAGGACAGTCCAGGCGACCTCGACCACGACAAGAAGGAAACAGCGAACCCACGGTCACCCTGAAATAGGGCCAACGTCGGTTTGCCCATCCGAAGGAGAAGCGTTGCTGGAGCATGAAACTCTCTGCAGGTCTGTTGTTCCAGCAGATCCTGACGGCGTCTTAGGGAGGCACTTCGCAGCCTGGTGCGCCCGGTTCAAGATCTTCCCAACCGATTCGGGCTTCACCACGGAAACTGGCCATGCCGTCCACCCCGCGCACGGAATAATCGAGGCCGACGGAACCGTGTGGCTGTCTGCCTTGGCATCCTTTGACGAATCCGGAATCCGTGGCCAGGTGGAGAACCATCCAGGTTTCCGGGAGATGCTCGCCACCGTATCCGCCGCGCCGGACAGGGCACCTGATGGGATAGTCCTGCTCATCGGACAAACGCCCTATCAAGTGATCTTCCAAAACACGACCGAGGCCGGAGGAGACCACATAATTAACGTCGCCTTCGTTAATCGGGCACCGTGCCAGCGAAACGGTTCCTGAAACTCCGGATCATATTTCGTGACGCCAAAGTATGAATAATTTATTCGATTGTCATCAACATGTTCGCTTCTTGAGACAATACATTCATGCGGCTTGTTGGTGTGTAATGTTGGAAACTCCAAGACGGTGTGGTGATGCATAATGCAGCCCGGAGGAAGACCAGTAGGGGCAGAAAGTGAATCGTTCGCGGCACGCACGAAGGTGGTGGAGACGATCACTTCGTAATACCCCAGTGGACCAGGAAACCCGGGCGGTTTACTTCACGCAAACCGACGATGAAAAAACAGAAATGGAAGAAAATTATATGAGCACGCTTGACGAATCCATAAAGCAGTTGCTGTCCATTGAAGGCGCAACAGGCGCGGCCGTGGTGGACTACTCCAGCGGAATGGCTTTGGCTCAGGGCGGAAGCCCCGGCTTTGACCTCGGAGTGGCCGCTGCCGGCAACTCGAATGTTGTCAGTGCAAAACTCCGCACCATGGCGGACCTGCACGTCGACAGTGATATCGAGGACATCCTCATTACTCTGGGTTCCCAGTACCACCTCATCAACGTACTGAATTCAGGCGGCGCCAAGGGCCTCTTCGTCTACTTGGTGCTGGACCGTACGTATGCAAACCTTGCTTTGGCACGCCACAAGCTCAACAACCTGGCCAAGGGAATTACCATCTGATCTCCCCTGGAAGACCGAAAAGGGGCGGCTGCGCATGCGCGGCCGCCCCTTGCGTTTCCACCTTGGGATGGGCAATGGGGCGTTAAAGCTTCACGCGGCGTGCCTCGCCGTCGGCGGACGTGAATTTCTCACCCAACATGTGGTGCACCAAGGCATCCTCATTGGTATTGGCATTTGCCTCAATGGCTACTAGTTCGCCATTACGCATCACACCAATCCGGTGGCACCAGCTGACCAGTTCCGATAAATCTGAAGACAGCAGGATGATCGCAACCCCCGTCCGGCTGAGCTCGTTGAGCATCTTGTACACAGTTTCCCTGGCCCCGATGTCTATGCCACGGCTGGGATGGCTGAGGATCAACACGTCGCAGTCGCTAGTCATCCATTTGGCAAGCTGCACTTTCTGACGGTCGCCGCCGGAGAGAGTAGTGATGGCGCCATGGATGTTCGTCGTGTTAATGCGCATGCGGCGAACCAGTTCAATCACGCCACGAAGCTGAGTGATCTCATCCTGTAAATTCGCCCCGGCCGAATCGTCACTGCGCTGAAGGCCATCAACTATTCCGGTTGCGGAATCAAGCGTGTCAGCAGTGTCTGACAGGTAACCGATCTTCAAACGGAGCGCGTCCTCCAGCCCCCGGATCTGTACAGGCTTGCCGTGGATGAGAATCTGCCCTGAGGTGCTCGGATGGATGCCTACCAGCGCTTCGATCAACTGATAAATGCCCGAGCGATGTGTTCCGGCCAGGCCAAAAATCTCGCCTTTAGCCACACTGAAGGAGACGTCGCGAATACTGTCTCCGACACTGAGCTGCACCACCCGCATAGCTTCGTCGCCGGCCGCCGGATCAGTGGGCCTGGCGTTGTTTGCCAGCTCCTGTTGAAGCAAAAGGAAGGAGAGCTCGCGAACGTCGGTCCGGCTGGCTTCAAGGATCCTGTGGACCTTGCCGTCCCGTAGGACCGCGATACGGTCCGCGATGGACCGGACTTCATCAAGGCGGTGGGTGATGTAGATAATCGCGCGCCCCTGCCCTACCAGCATCCGCAAAACCTGGTGGAGGACGGCGACGTCGTGATCTGGCAGGGAGGCGGCAACCTCATCCATAATCACGAGTTGGGCCTCTTCGGCAACAATTCTCAGAACTTCCACGAGGGTCTGCTCGGCACGAATCAGCGTGCCCACTTTCACGTCGGGATCCATGGTGATGCCGATATCCTTAATGAGCTCAAGCGCCTGACCGCGGAGTTCATCATGGGGCTTATCGGCTTGGAAAGTTCCGCGAAAAATTGCCTTGGCCACAGTGAGGTCGGGGTCCAGCCGGAAGTTCTGCGGGATAAGGCCGACGCCACAAGCCTGGGCTTCCTCCATCGAGTCCGGTCCATATTTTTCACCGGCCAACGTAATTCTGCCGCCGTCGTGCTTATGGGATCCAGCCAACACTCCCATGAGCGTCGTTTTTCCGGCACCATTGGTCCCGATCAATCCCAGAATTTCGCCGCGATGGAGGGAAAGTTCGACGCCTTTGAGGATGCGCCTTTGATCGTAAGACGCGTGAATATCATCAGCATGCATTAACAGATCCAAAGAAGCTCCTGGTTCACAGTTATGGGTTCGACCCTGGACACTGCCATAGACTTCGCTACCTTGGCTTAATACAGCTTGCTTACAATGAGGGACTATGACGCCTTGCAGATTCAATCAGATAGATCTCTTTAATGCAAAAACTCTCTTGCGAAACAACTAATCCTATTTCGTGTCGCGAAAATCCGAACAATTTACCAAATCGACATTGCCTACCCTTGGCTGCCTTCCCACAGTTAAAAAGTTGCGGCCCGGACACGTGTCCGGGCCGCAACTAATGTAGTCAGGGAGCTACTCGGCAGACTTGCCGAAGTAGTCTGCTCCACCCACATACTCGGTGTGGCCGGATTCGACATCCGCCGTCACCATCTTGGCAACCTCTGCCGCGAATTCTTCAACCGAATACAGCTTTCCGGCTTCTGCACGGCGGGCCTCGATGGCGCCGGGGTTGGAGCGGTCAAGCAGGGTGGCCGTGACGGTGCCCTCAATCATGTCACCGGAAACAACCACCAGCGAGATGCCCTTGTCAGCAAGGTTGGGCAGGAGTGCGCGCAGGGCATCCTCGCCGGCCCGCTTGCTCTTTGCAACCGGCTCGTATTCAGGCATGGTGGGCACTGTCTCCACGAAATGTGCCTGGTGGCTGGTCACGAAGACTACGCGCGAGCCTTCGCGCATCAGGGGAACAGCCGCATTGAGCATGTTGATCTGGGCGTCGCGGTTGAGCTTGAGCGCGTAGCCCTCTTCCATGCCGGACTCCATGCCCCCGGATGCGTTGAGCACCAGGACGTCCAAGGAGCCGAACTCCTCCATCGCAGTACTGGCAAGCGCGTGTACGCCCTCATCGGTGGTGAGGTCCGCACCAACGGCCGCCGCGCGGCCGCCGGCTGCCTGGATTTCCGCAACAACCTTGTTGGCGCGCGGCGCCTTCTGGCGGTAGTTGACGACGACGGCGGCACCCTCACCCGCAAGGATCTTGGCAACTTCAGCGCCGATGCCCCGGGAAGATCCAGTGACGATCGCGGTCTTGTTATCCAGCATTCCCATTCGTGCTCCTTTTGTTCACTTCATCTAAAATGTGTGGGCTCGGGATCCATCATGCCAGCGGCAGCCTCGAATCCCTTTGTAGGGCGGCCACAAAAACTTGTTGGTCGCCTCAGAGCGTGGCCTTTAGTGGCCCATCCCAAGACCACCGTCAACAGGAATCACAGCGCCGGAAATGTAGGCGGCCTCGTCGCTGGCCACCCAACGAACAACATTGGCTACCTCGGACGCCTCGGCGAAACGGCCCGCCGGCACGTTTGCCAAGTACGACTTCTGGGTTTCCTCCGGCAGTTCTGCAGTCATGTCCGTGTTGATGAATCCTGGAGCCACGACGTTGGCCGTGATCCCCCTGCTGCCCAGTTCCCGGGTCAGCGAGCGGGCGATGCCTACCATGCCCGCCTTCGAGGCGGAGTAGTTGATCTGGCCAGGGGCCCCGTATAGGCCGGACACCGAGGAGATGAGGACCACGCGGCCCTTGCGGAGCCGGATCATGCCTTTTGAAGCCCGCTTGATGACGCGGAAGGCTCCGGTCAGGTTGGTGTCCAGCACAGAGGTGAAATCGTCCTCGCTCATGCGCAGGAGCAGTGTGTCCTTGGTGATGCCCGCGTTGGCTACCAAAACCTCTACCGGACCGTGCGCTTCTTCGACTGTCTTGAAGGCTGCATCAATCGAGGCTTCATCGGTGACGTCGGCTTTGACTCCCAGGATGCCTTCAGGCAGTTCTGTTTCGCTTCGATATGTCACTGCCACCTTGTCACCGTTTGCAAGGAAGGACTCGGCAATGGCAAGGCCGATGCCCCTGTTGCCGCCGGTAATGAGGACGCTGCGGCCGGTGGATACTGCTTCAGACATACTTTCGCTCCAGGTTCTGCGGCATGGGTGTGCTGCGGTGAAGAGGGGATTTCCTGCCTCGATCTTATCGGGCACCTGCTGCAACCCGCGGGTAACCGGCCTGTCCAGCGGTTTGGGCGGCTACCGCCTTGGTGAGAGAATTGGAACAAGCCTTTGGAGCGTGATGATTCAGTTGTGACACGAGAAAACAGTCCCCTGCAGCAGGTGCCCGGGGATCCGGACGCCGTTTCCGGCGACCCCGAAGTCCATAGCATCACCGATGCCGCGGCTGCCCACTCGGAAGACATGCGGGAGCGCATGATCAAGTACGCAGTGGCAATGGGTATTCGCATGGTCTGCATCATCCTGATCTTCGTGGTGGATGGCTGGTTCAAGATAGTGGCCGTGGCTGGCGCCGTGTTCCTTCCCTGGATAGCCGTTGTCATCGCGAATGGTAGCGATAAGGCCGAGGACCACAGCGATTCCCTGCTGGATTACGTGGCAGCAACGGAAATCGAGGGCTCGCCCCAATCCAGCGACGACCAAGCTATGGACAACATCACGGTGCTAAAAGGCGAAGTAGTAGACGACGAGCCACCGGGTCAGGGCACAGAGCCTGACGCGACTCATACACCGAAAGCCGGGGACTCCGGCGATGAACGGGCGGCTTCATGAACATCTTTAACCTTGGCGGCGCCGGTTTGGGCAGCCAGGAGTCCGAACGTGCCACCGGCCCTGCCCTCTGCTCCCGTAAGGGATGCCGGGATAGAGCAACCTGGCAACTCCTGTGGAACAACCCGCGCATCCATACCCCTGAGCGGCGCAAGGTTTGGCTTTCGTGCAACGAGCACCGTGAATGGCTTGAGGACTACCTTCAAACCCGGGGCCTTTGGAAAGAGACCATCCCTTTCGAGGCAGATGACGCAGCTGTTGGCGAGGCCCGCTGAATGTACCGCTTTCTTTTTTCCAGCAAGTGGCTGGGCTACTTCATTCTGGCTGTTATCTTCGCCACAGCCTGTGTGTTCCTCGGCCGCTGGCAAATGGATCGGCGGGCCGAGACGCTTGCAGAGATCAACCGCGTTGTGAGTAATTACTCCGCGACGCCCGTCCCCTTCGCTGACATCAAGGACCAGTTCCGCGTCTTGGACCCGGAGCGGGAATGGACCCAGGTGGAGCTGAGGGGCAGCTATGACCTCGACGGCCAGCGTGTTGTCCGCAACCGTCCGTTGAACGGGCAGCCAGGCTACGACGTCGTGGTTCCTTTCCGCCTGACTACCGGCGAAGCGGTGGTCATCGACCGCGGCTGGTTGCCGATTGGCAACAACACTCCGGGCCGGCCCGACGTCGTTCCGG
This window of the Arthrobacter sp. StoSoilB5 genome carries:
- a CDS encoding SpaH/EbpB family LPXTG-anchored major pilin, with amino-acid sequence MINQRASRPWRAAAAALAGAVLTVLLSVTPASATPVIDGGQTGSITVHKYEKPNNGGGGNNGGGGNGGGHNGGNNFSRAVPDTTGLTPLPGIEFTIQQVNTIDLSTNAGWDAAHNLSFVFSTSDPSGSITAAGYTLGASQAQVTAADGTAIFATLPIGLYLVTETNYPAGVTPSAPFLISVPITDPDNHDNWIYDVDVYPKNSVSGAEKIVTDAPDVKLGDQVDWTITADIPNEAVIDGYKVLDQLDAKLTYVGATARLEDGTELAEGTEYVVSFDATTNTVSVVFTDDGRAFLASRTETRVQIVVSTKVNTIGEIENVALAYPNAASFNITPGQPGGPVVTPPVVTKWGGMTLQKVDENAAALAGASFSVYTNEVDAKAGTNPVDIDGQSVFTVAGDGTLSISGLRYSDWANGAAVAPGDADYRTYYLVETAAPAGYELLAEPVSFLINSATTTVGIDLSVKNMPSNSGFELPLTGGVGTGLLYAAGALLVVGAGLLFLRSRRKSANS
- a CDS encoding sugar ABC transporter ATP-binding protein — protein: MNLQGVIVPHCKQAVLSQGSEVYGSVQGRTHNCEPGASLDLLMHADDIHASYDQRRILKGVELSLHRGEILGLIGTNGAGKTTLMGVLAGSHKHDGGRITLAGEKYGPDSMEEAQACGVGLIPQNFRLDPDLTVAKAIFRGTFQADKPHDELRGQALELIKDIGITMDPDVKVGTLIRAEQTLVEVLRIVAEEAQLVIMDEVAASLPDHDVAVLHQVLRMLVGQGRAIIYITHRLDEVRSIADRIAVLRDGKVHRILEASRTDVRELSFLLLQQELANNARPTDPAAGDEAMRVVQLSVGDSIRDVSFSVAKGEIFGLAGTHRSGIYQLIEALVGIHPSTSGQILIHGKPVQIRGLEDALRLKIGYLSDTADTLDSATGIVDGLQRSDDSAGANLQDEITQLRGVIELVRRMRINTTNIHGAITTLSGGDRQKVQLAKWMTSDCDVLILSHPSRGIDIGARETVYKMLNELSRTGVAIILLSSDLSELVSWCHRIGVMRNGELVAIEANANTNEDALVHHMLGEKFTSADGEARRVKL
- a CDS encoding SDR family oxidoreductase, giving the protein MGMLDNKTAIVTGSSRGIGAEVAKILAGEGAAVVVNYRQKAPRANKVVAEIQAAGGRAAAVGADLTTDEGVHALASTAMEEFGSLDVLVLNASGGMESGMEEGYALKLNRDAQINMLNAAVPLMREGSRVVFVTSHQAHFVETVPTMPEYEPVAKSKRAGEDALRALLPNLADKGISLVVVSGDMIEGTVTATLLDRSNPGAIEARRAEAGKLYSVEEFAAEVAKMVTADVESGHTEYVGGADYFGKSAE
- a CDS encoding beta-ketoacyl-ACP reductase, whose amino-acid sequence is MSEAVSTGRSVLITGGNRGIGLAIAESFLANGDKVAVTYRSETELPEGILGVKADVTDEASIDAAFKTVEEAHGPVEVLVANAGITKDTLLLRMSEDDFTSVLDTNLTGAFRVIKRASKGMIRLRKGRVVLISSVSGLYGAPGQINYSASKAGMVGIARSLTRELGSRGITANVVAPGFINTDMTAELPEETQKSYLANVPAGRFAEASEVANVVRWVASDEAAYISGAVIPVDGGLGMGH
- a CDS encoding DUF3099 domain-containing protein, whose protein sequence is MERDDSVVTRENSPLQQVPGDPDAVSGDPEVHSITDAAAAHSEDMRERMIKYAVAMGIRMVCIILIFVVDGWFKIVAVAGAVFLPWIAVVIANGSDKAEDHSDSLLDYVAATEIEGSPQSSDDQAMDNITVLKGEVVDDEPPGQGTEPDATHTPKAGDSGDERAAS